In one Aeromicrobium wangtongii genomic region, the following are encoded:
- a CDS encoding AzlC family ABC transporter permease — MPAPPEPPDPGDRRQSCRAGFRAAMPYSAVGFLLSMSFGIVAREAGFSAVAAIVMSAIVFAGSAQFAAVSIIASGGTAGAAVAAAALMNSRFLPMGIALGPSLPGGPVVRAAQGQAVIDASWAMSNRGDGTFDRWFLFASTAPQYLTWIAGTACGALGGDLFRDPSRFGLDAIYPTFFLALLIAEIKDRTTLAVAATGGLVALSLVQVAPPGLPVLAASLVALWGLRRDRGTA, encoded by the coding sequence GTGCCTGCCCCACCCGAGCCCCCTGACCCGGGCGATCGGCGACAGTCGTGCAGAGCCGGGTTCCGCGCCGCGATGCCGTACTCCGCGGTCGGCTTCCTGCTGTCGATGTCCTTTGGCATCGTTGCCCGCGAGGCCGGGTTCTCGGCCGTCGCGGCGATCGTCATGTCGGCGATCGTGTTCGCCGGATCCGCGCAGTTCGCCGCGGTGTCGATCATCGCCTCGGGCGGAACCGCCGGGGCCGCGGTCGCCGCCGCCGCGCTGATGAACTCGCGATTCCTGCCGATGGGCATCGCCCTGGGGCCGTCCCTGCCCGGCGGCCCCGTCGTGCGCGCGGCCCAGGGACAGGCCGTGATCGACGCGTCGTGGGCGATGTCCAACCGCGGCGACGGGACGTTCGACCGCTGGTTCCTGTTCGCGTCGACCGCCCCGCAGTACCTCACCTGGATCGCCGGGACGGCATGCGGGGCGCTGGGCGGCGACCTGTTCCGCGATCCCTCCCGCTTCGGGCTCGACGCGATCTACCCGACGTTCTTCCTGGCCCTGCTGATCGCCGAGATCAAGGATCGGACGACGCTGGCCGTCGCCGCGACCGGCGGCCTCGTGGCGCTCAGCCTGGTCCAGGTCGCGCCGCCGGGACTGCCCGTGCTGGCCGCCAGCCTCGTCGCCCTGTGGGGACTGCGCCGGGACAGGGGCACCGCGTGA
- a CDS encoding AzlD domain-containing protein, with product MTATIWWTIAGCALVTAVIKAIGPVALGGRDLPPRLVGVIALMAPALLAALVLTSTFAVGDEWRIGASTVGVAVAGVILWRRGPLLLAVVTAVAVTALLRAVT from the coding sequence GTGACCGCGACCATCTGGTGGACCATCGCCGGGTGCGCCCTGGTCACCGCGGTCATCAAGGCCATCGGCCCGGTGGCGCTGGGCGGCCGGGACCTGCCGCCCAGGCTGGTCGGCGTCATTGCCCTGATGGCGCCCGCGCTGCTCGCAGCACTGGTCCTCACCAGCACGTTCGCGGTCGGCGACGAGTGGCGGATCGGCGCGAGCACCGTCGGCGTGGCCGTGGCCGGCGTCATCCTGTGGCGACGCGGTCCGCTCCTGCTGGCCGTCGTGACCGCGGTCGCCGTCACCGCCCTGCTGCGGGCCGTGACCTAG
- a CDS encoding MFS transporter codes for MRVTGQRRPGTKDVPPAPAGERLWLGPHGRVVAGIFSLAFLVAFESLAVATVMPVVAEELDGLALYALSFAAPMAVGVVSMTLAGPLMDRHGPALGVRSGVMVFSLGLLVAGLASSMPVFLIGRAVQGLGIGFISVGLYVVIGRTFHEGVRARVFTVMTSAWVLPALVGPLIAGTIADLVGWRWVFLAVPAVALASLGLIWQALDRIGGDPAVVLEGRRVWWAALVATGVLSVSLAGQRAVTWWPVLLVAALAVTLRYGPRLVPPGSWRGRPGLPRVIATRSLLGAAFVGAETYVPLSLVQHRGLSAAQAGLLLTSGAVLWFAGSWLAAHVPVLASKPLRVRLGSVCVLAGTAAGFLALRDEVPVAVVAAVWGVGGLGMGMALSTLGVLLLDHSGAAEQGANSAGMQISDAVAQSLLLALGSVLFAVMLHVDEMVGYVLVLGFASAVAALGVVMAMRVEAPPR; via the coding sequence ATGCGCGTGACCGGACAGCGCCGGCCCGGGACAAAGGACGTCCCGCCGGCACCGGCGGGGGAGCGGCTCTGGCTCGGCCCGCACGGGCGGGTGGTGGCCGGCATATTCTCCCTCGCGTTCCTCGTCGCGTTCGAGTCCCTCGCGGTCGCCACCGTGATGCCCGTGGTGGCCGAGGAGCTGGACGGGCTCGCGCTGTACGCCCTGTCCTTCGCCGCGCCGATGGCCGTGGGCGTCGTGTCGATGACGCTGGCCGGACCGCTCATGGACCGTCACGGACCCGCGCTGGGCGTGCGCAGCGGCGTCATGGTCTTCTCGTTGGGGCTGCTCGTCGCCGGGCTCGCCTCCTCGATGCCGGTCTTCCTGATCGGCCGGGCCGTGCAGGGCCTCGGGATCGGCTTCATCTCGGTGGGGCTCTACGTCGTGATCGGACGGACGTTCCACGAGGGCGTGCGCGCGCGGGTGTTCACCGTCATGACCAGTGCCTGGGTGCTGCCGGCCCTCGTGGGCCCGCTCATCGCCGGGACGATCGCGGACCTGGTCGGGTGGCGGTGGGTGTTCCTCGCCGTTCCCGCCGTGGCGCTCGCGTCGCTCGGACTCATCTGGCAGGCGCTCGACCGGATCGGCGGGGACCCTGCCGTCGTCCTGGAGGGTCGGCGGGTGTGGTGGGCCGCGCTCGTCGCCACAGGCGTCCTCTCGGTGAGCCTTGCCGGTCAGCGGGCGGTCACGTGGTGGCCGGTGCTGCTGGTCGCCGCCCTCGCGGTCACCCTGCGGTACGGACCCCGGCTCGTGCCGCCGGGCTCGTGGCGCGGCCGACCCGGGCTCCCGCGGGTGATCGCGACCCGCAGCCTGCTCGGTGCCGCCTTCGTCGGCGCCGAGACGTACGTGCCGCTCTCGTTGGTCCAGCACCGCGGACTGAGCGCTGCCCAGGCAGGACTGCTGCTGACCAGTGGCGCCGTCCTGTGGTTCGCCGGTTCGTGGCTCGCTGCCCACGTCCCCGTCCTGGCGTCCAAGCCGCTGCGGGTCAGGCTCGGCTCGGTCTGCGTGCTGGCCGGGACCGCGGCGGGTTTCCTCGCCCTCCGCGACGAGGTGCCGGTGGCGGTCGTGGCTGCGGTCTGGGGCGTCGGTGGACTCGGGATGGGCATGGCCCTGTCGACGCTGGGTGTGCTGCTGCTCGACCACTCCGGTGCGGCCGAGCAGGGCGCGAACAGCGCCGGCATGCAGATCAGCGATGCCGTGGCGCAGTCGCTCCTGCTCGCCCTCGGCAGCGTCCTGTTCGCCGTGATGCTGCACGTCGACGAGATGGTCGGGTACGTCCTGGTGCTCGGCTTCGCGAGTGCCGTCGCAGCGCTCGGTGTCGTCATGGCGATGCGGGTGGAGGCGCCGCCCCGGTGA
- the soxR gene encoding redox-sensitive transcriptional activator SoxR: protein MTSRHPELTPGQVAERSGVAVSALHFYEREGLIASHRTAGNQRRYPREVLRRIAFIRVSQGLGISLARIREALGTLPDDHVPTKADWSRLSRRWRADLDARIDQLQRLRDDLDGCIGCGCLSLTSCALYNAEDVLGTTGPGPHRLQRREPTGDVIPGGAPPPRTG from the coding sequence ATGACGTCCCGGCACCCGGAGCTCACCCCCGGCCAGGTGGCCGAGCGATCCGGCGTCGCGGTGTCGGCCCTGCACTTCTACGAGCGCGAGGGTCTCATCGCAAGCCATCGGACCGCCGGCAACCAGCGACGCTATCCCCGCGAGGTCCTGCGCCGCATCGCCTTCATCCGCGTGTCGCAGGGGCTGGGCATCTCGCTGGCGCGGATCCGCGAGGCCCTCGGCACGCTCCCCGACGACCACGTCCCGACCAAGGCTGACTGGTCGCGACTGTCCCGGCGGTGGCGCGCCGACCTCGACGCCCGGATCGACCAGCTGCAGCGCCTCAGGGACGACCTCGACGGCTGCATCGGGTGCGGCTGCCTGTCGCTCACGAGCTGCGCCCTCTACAACGCCGAGGACGTCCTCGGGACCACGGGACCGGGGCCCCACCGGCTCCAGCGGCGCGAACCCACCGGGGACGTCATCCCGGGCGGAGCGCCTCCGCCACGTACGGGATGA
- the lysA gene encoding diaminopimelate decarboxylase, translating into MRSHEAGALHGQAGDRGPAWLRNPEDPNQLVQQLWSDGVSKVDGVLTVAGESVLDLAAEFGTPTYVVDEDDFRRRARSFKQAFPGADVYYAGKAFLCVATARWIAEEGLNLDVCSGGELAVALKADFPPARIGLHGNNKSVGELRRALEVGVGRIIIDSVEEIDRLTALTAELGVTAPVMIRVTAGVEAHTHEYISTSHEDQKFGFSISGGDALDAVRRVLAAPGLELRGLHSHIGSQIFVTDGFEVAARRVLRLHAQIQSELGVALPEFDLGGGFGIAYTTQDTPSTPDDLARGMLKIVGDECAAMGIAVPHLSIEPGRAIAGPSTFTLYEVGTTKTVALDGGASRRYVSVDGGMSDNIRPALYGADYSCTLASRASDAPAVLSRVVGKHCESGDIVVKDEFLPGDVRAGDLLAVPGTGAYCRSLASNYNHVPRAAVVAVRDGEARVILRRETEDDLLALDVG; encoded by the coding sequence GTGAGGTCCCACGAAGCGGGCGCCCTGCACGGACAGGCGGGCGACCGTGGTCCGGCCTGGCTGAGGAATCCCGAGGACCCGAACCAGCTGGTCCAGCAGCTGTGGTCCGACGGGGTGTCGAAGGTCGATGGCGTGCTGACGGTCGCGGGGGAGTCGGTCCTCGACCTGGCGGCCGAGTTCGGCACGCCCACCTACGTCGTCGACGAGGACGACTTCCGGCGTCGCGCGCGCTCGTTCAAGCAGGCATTCCCCGGTGCCGACGTCTACTACGCCGGCAAGGCCTTCTTGTGCGTCGCCACGGCCCGCTGGATCGCCGAGGAGGGGCTCAACCTGGACGTCTGCTCCGGCGGTGAGCTGGCCGTCGCCCTCAAGGCGGACTTCCCGCCGGCCCGCATCGGCCTGCACGGCAACAACAAGTCGGTCGGCGAGCTGCGCCGCGCGCTCGAGGTGGGCGTGGGCCGCATCATCATCGACTCGGTCGAGGAGATCGACCGGCTGACCGCCCTCACCGCCGAGCTCGGAGTCACGGCCCCGGTCATGATCCGGGTCACGGCGGGCGTCGAGGCGCACACCCACGAGTACATCTCCACGTCGCACGAGGACCAGAAGTTCGGCTTCTCGATCTCCGGCGGCGATGCTCTCGACGCCGTCCGGCGGGTGCTGGCGGCACCGGGCCTCGAGCTGCGGGGCCTGCACTCGCACATCGGCTCGCAGATCTTCGTCACCGACGGCTTCGAGGTCGCGGCCCGGCGGGTGCTGCGCCTGCACGCCCAGATCCAGTCCGAGCTCGGGGTCGCGCTGCCCGAGTTCGATCTCGGCGGCGGCTTCGGCATCGCGTACACGACCCAGGACACTCCCTCCACGCCCGACGACCTGGCCCGCGGGATGCTCAAGATCGTCGGCGACGAGTGCGCCGCGATGGGCATCGCCGTCCCGCACCTGTCGATCGAGCCCGGACGGGCGATCGCCGGGCCGTCGACCTTCACGCTGTACGAGGTCGGCACCACCAAGACGGTCGCGCTGGACGGCGGCGCGTCACGCCGCTACGTGTCGGTCGACGGCGGCATGAGCGACAACATCCGGCCTGCTCTCTACGGCGCTGACTACTCGTGCACGCTGGCCTCCCGCGCCTCGGACGCCCCGGCGGTCCTCAGCCGCGTCGTCGGCAAGCACTGCGAGTCCGGCGACATCGTGGTCAAGGACGAGTTCCTGCCCGGTGACGTGCGCGCCGGCGACCTGCTCGCCGTTCCGGGCACCGGGGCGTACTGCCGCTCGCTCGCGAGCAACTACAACCACGTGCCGCGGGCGGCGGTCGTCGCGGTGCGTGACGGTGAGGCCCGGGTGATCCTGCGCCGCGAGACCGAGGACGATCTGCTGGCGCTCGACGTCGGCTGA
- the argS gene encoding arginine--tRNA ligase — translation MTPEQLSTTIIDALTSLSEAGDINLPGGVPAEVTVERPKVKEHGDYATNIALQLGKKAGMNPREFAQLLADRLAAADGIASAEIAGPGFLNIRVDAGAQGAIAPQIVAAGSSYGTSDLYAGQKVNLEFVSANPTGPIHIGGVRWAAVGDSLGRILSAIGADVTREYYFNDHGVQIDRFARSLLADARGEDAPEDGYGGQYITDIAATVTAKVPGAAELPDDEALETFRAEGVDLMFTEIKQSLHDFGVDFDVYFHENDLHESGAVDRAISRLRELGMMYEHEGATWLRTSNFGDDKDRVVIKSDGEPAYISGDLAYYLDKRERGFDRCLIMLGADHHGYVSRMLAMCAAFGDTPEVNLEILIGQMVNLVKDGAPLRMSKRAGTVITLEDLVDLIGVDASRYALARYSMDSTIDLDLDLWASQTSDNPVFYVQYAHARLSSILRNAVDLGVTINEATFDPSLLVVPQEGALLRSLADYPKVVARAAELREPHRVARYLEDTAAAFHKFYDAAHVLPKGDEEPSDLHRARLMLVAATRQVIANGLGLLGVTAPERM, via the coding sequence GTGACCCCCGAGCAGCTTTCCACCACGATCATCGACGCCCTGACCTCCCTCAGCGAGGCGGGCGACATCAACCTGCCGGGCGGTGTCCCGGCCGAAGTCACGGTCGAGCGACCCAAGGTCAAGGAGCACGGCGACTACGCCACGAACATCGCGCTGCAGCTGGGCAAGAAGGCCGGCATGAACCCGCGTGAGTTCGCGCAGCTGCTCGCCGACCGCCTGGCCGCCGCCGACGGGATCGCCAGCGCCGAGATCGCCGGGCCCGGCTTCTTGAACATCCGGGTCGACGCGGGCGCCCAGGGCGCGATCGCCCCGCAGATCGTCGCGGCCGGCTCGTCGTACGGCACCAGCGACCTGTACGCGGGCCAGAAGGTCAACCTGGAGTTCGTCAGCGCCAACCCGACCGGGCCGATCCACATCGGCGGCGTCCGGTGGGCGGCAGTGGGCGACTCGCTGGGCCGCATCCTGTCGGCGATCGGTGCGGACGTGACGCGCGAGTACTACTTCAACGACCACGGCGTGCAGATCGACCGCTTCGCCCGCTCGCTGCTGGCCGACGCCCGCGGTGAGGATGCCCCCGAGGACGGCTACGGCGGCCAGTACATCACCGACATCGCGGCGACCGTCACGGCCAAGGTGCCCGGCGCGGCCGAGCTGCCCGACGACGAGGCGCTGGAGACGTTCCGCGCCGAGGGCGTCGACCTGATGTTCACCGAGATCAAGCAGAGCCTGCACGACTTCGGCGTCGACTTCGACGTCTACTTCCACGAGAACGACCTGCACGAGTCCGGTGCGGTCGACCGGGCCATCAGCCGGCTGCGCGAGCTCGGGATGATGTACGAGCACGAGGGCGCCACGTGGCTGCGCACCTCGAACTTCGGCGACGACAAGGACCGCGTCGTCATCAAGTCCGATGGCGAGCCGGCCTACATCTCCGGCGACCTGGCCTACTACCTGGACAAGCGCGAGCGCGGCTTCGACCGCTGCCTGATCATGCTGGGTGCCGACCACCACGGCTATGTGTCGCGGATGCTGGCCATGTGCGCCGCGTTCGGCGACACCCCCGAGGTCAACCTGGAGATCCTGATCGGCCAGATGGTCAACCTGGTCAAGGACGGCGCGCCGCTGCGCATGAGCAAGCGGGCCGGCACCGTCATCACCCTGGAGGACCTGGTCGACCTGATCGGTGTGGACGCCTCGCGGTACGCGCTGGCGCGCTACTCGATGGACTCCACGATCGACCTCGACCTGGACCTGTGGGCCAGCCAGACCAGCGACAACCCGGTCTTCTACGTGCAGTACGCCCACGCCCGGCTGTCGTCGATCCTGCGCAACGCGGTCGACCTGGGCGTCACGATCAACGAGGCGACCTTCGACCCGTCCCTGCTCGTCGTCCCGCAGGAGGGCGCGCTGCTGCGCTCGCTGGCGGACTACCCGAAGGTCGTCGCCCGCGCCGCAGAGCTGCGCGAACCGCACCGGGTCGCCCGCTACCTCGAGGACACCGCCGCGGCGTTCCACAAGTTCTACGACGCGGCCCACGTGCTGCCCAAGGGTGACGAGGAGCCGTCCGACCTGCACCGTGCCCGGCTGATGCTGGTGGCCGCGACCCGCCAGGTCATCGCCAACGGCCTGGGCCTGCTCGGCGTCACCGCGCCGGAGCGGATGTGA
- a CDS encoding response regulator yields the protein MPSVLVVDDTASIRFLIRTNLQLAGFDVDEAVDGADCLQILAHRDVMPDLITVDVMMPRLDGMATVTAIRADERMRGIGIVMVTTQGHPADIQRAKQAGVDAYVTKPFDPDFLVETVSEVLERTKDRRENP from the coding sequence ATGCCCAGTGTGCTCGTCGTCGACGACACCGCCTCGATTCGTTTCCTGATCCGGACCAACCTCCAGCTGGCCGGGTTCGACGTCGACGAGGCGGTGGACGGTGCTGACTGTCTCCAGATCCTTGCCCACCGCGATGTGATGCCCGATCTGATCACGGTCGACGTCATGATGCCGCGGCTCGACGGGATGGCCACGGTCACGGCCATCCGCGCCGACGAGCGCATGCGGGGCATCGGGATCGTGATGGTGACGACCCAGGGTCATCCGGCCGACATCCAGCGCGCCAAGCAGGCCGGTGTCGATGCGTACGTCACCAAGCCCTTCGACCCCGACTTCCTGGTCGAGACCGTCTCCGAGGTACTGGAGCGCACCAAGGACCGACGCGAAAACCCTTGA
- a CDS encoding OsmC family peroxiredoxin, with the protein MPTRTARTAWDGGFEDGSGQVELTDSGLGTFEMSFKKRSSEDGGGATNPEELLGAAHSSCFTMQLTAVLGQKGATPISIETTAKVTLGEDSADGGFKISKIALRVRGEVEGIDEAGFLEAAEAAKVGCPLSKALASVPEITLDAALETA; encoded by the coding sequence ATGCCCACACGCACAGCACGCACCGCCTGGGATGGCGGCTTCGAGGACGGCTCCGGCCAGGTCGAGCTCACCGACTCCGGCCTCGGCACGTTCGAGATGTCGTTCAAGAAGCGCTCCTCCGAGGACGGCGGCGGAGCGACGAACCCCGAGGAGCTGCTCGGGGCCGCCCACTCCTCGTGCTTCACGATGCAGCTGACAGCCGTGCTGGGCCAAAAGGGTGCCACGCCGATCTCGATCGAGACGACCGCCAAGGTCACGCTCGGCGAGGACTCCGCGGACGGCGGCTTCAAGATCAGCAAGATCGCCCTGCGGGTCCGTGGCGAGGTCGAGGGCATCGACGAGGCCGGCTTCCTGGAGGCAGCCGAGGCCGCGAAGGTCGGCTGCCCGCTCAGCAAGGCGCTCGCCTCGGTCCCCGAGATCACGCTGGACGCGGCGCTCGAGACCGCGTAG
- a CDS encoding winged helix DNA-binding domain-containing protein: protein MKPVIGRLHAHGLDTPRFDTAVEVVRHLGCVQSQLHDMALWGVARRTTDLTLADLQTAFDRGDFVRTHVLRPTWHFVAPEDVHWLLALTGPRVERQLAVTNRTLGLTRQTVERGVAVIAEAVSPSAPLTRAELADCLAGAGLDPTGQALAHIVMQAELDGLVASGPMRGKQHTYRTLPPAPALPGRDDLLAAVARRYAAGHGPFRDKDLAWWTSLTLTDSRRAIELAQLQPIETDHGPHWTHEAPVDVEVPAVLLLPAFDEYISYARDPDDLADLRGPAADLARGTGLLVVRGRLAGTWTRSVSARRLEVRIDTPSPAATLHRAIDQEAADFARFLGRDPVVTYTS, encoded by the coding sequence ATGAAGCCGGTCATCGGACGCCTGCACGCGCACGGGCTGGACACCCCGCGGTTCGACACCGCCGTCGAGGTCGTCCGCCATCTCGGCTGCGTGCAGTCACAGCTGCACGACATGGCGCTGTGGGGCGTCGCCCGGCGCACCACCGATCTGACCCTCGCCGATCTGCAGACCGCCTTCGACCGGGGTGACTTCGTGCGCACACACGTCCTGCGACCCACATGGCACTTCGTGGCTCCCGAGGACGTCCACTGGTTGCTGGCGCTCACCGGTCCACGGGTCGAGCGCCAGCTCGCCGTCACCAACCGCACCCTGGGCCTCACCCGCCAGACGGTGGAGCGCGGAGTGGCCGTGATCGCCGAGGCCGTCTCCCCCAGCGCCCCGCTCACCAGGGCCGAGCTCGCCGACTGCCTGGCCGGTGCCGGCCTCGACCCGACCGGCCAGGCGCTGGCGCACATCGTGATGCAGGCCGAGCTCGACGGCCTCGTCGCCAGCGGGCCGATGCGGGGCAAGCAGCACACCTACCGGACGCTGCCGCCTGCCCCGGCGCTCCCCGGGCGCGACGACCTGCTCGCCGCGGTCGCCCGCCGGTACGCCGCCGGGCACGGTCCGTTCCGGGACAAGGACCTGGCGTGGTGGACGAGCCTGACCCTCACCGACAGCCGGCGGGCGATCGAGCTGGCCCAGCTCCAACCGATCGAGACCGATCATGGGCCGCACTGGACACACGAGGCACCCGTGGACGTCGAGGTGCCTGCGGTCCTGCTGCTGCCTGCCTTCGACGAGTACATCTCCTATGCCCGCGATCCCGACGACCTGGCCGATCTGCGCGGACCCGCCGCCGACCTGGCCCGGGGAACCGGGCTGCTGGTGGTGCGTGGCCGCCTCGCCGGCACCTGGACGCGCAGCGTGTCCGCCCGCCGTCTCGAGGTCCGCATCGACACCCCTTCGCCGGCCGCGACGCTGCATCGCGCGATCGATCAGGAGGCCGCCGACTTCGCCAGATTCCTGGGCCGCGATCCGGTCGTGACATACACGTCCTAG